One Acidimicrobiia bacterium genomic window, CGGTGGCCCGGCTCCCGACCGGCACGTGGATGTCGCTCCCCATCGCCGTCGTCGCCGGTTCCGCCCCGGGGCCGACCGTCTGGATCAGCGCGGCGATCCACGGCGACGAGATCAACGGGGTCGAGATCTGCCGTCGCGTCCTCGACACGGTCGACCCCGGATCGCTCACCGGAACCCTCATCGCGGTCCCGGTGGTCAACGTGTTCGGATTTGTGGAAGGAAACCGCTACCTCCCCGACCGGCGCGACCTCAACCGCTCGTTCCCCGGGTCGCGCCGTGGATCGCTGGCGTCGCAGCTCGCGCACCTTCTCCTCACCGAGGTCGTCGACCGCTGCGAGCTCGGCATCGACCTCCACACCGGTTCGAACCACCGCTCCAACCTGCCCCAGATCAGGGCGAACCTCGACGACGCCCGGACCCGCGAGCTGGCCGCCTACTTCGGTGCACCGTTCGTCCTCCACGCGCAGACTCGCGACGGATCACTCCGGGCGGCCGCGACCAAGCGCGGCGTGCGCGTTCTCCTCTACGAGGCGGGGGAGGCGGAACGCTTCGACGACGACGCCATCACCGTGGGTACGCGGGGTGTGCTCTCGGTGCTCGACATGCTCGGGATGACGACGGGTCTCGGCGAGCACGGCCGTGACGTGCTCGAGGCGCGCCGGAGCCGCTGGCTCCGCTCACCTCGCGGGGGAATCCTCCGGTTGGGTGTCCACCTCGGCGACACCGTCGAGCACCGCCAGACGATCGGCGTCGTCACCGACGCCCTCGGCGTCGAGGAGTCGGTGATGCGCTCACCGGTGCCCGGACTCGTCATCGGCGCCACCAACCATCCCCTGGTGGGGCGCGGCGACGCCGTCGTTCACATCGCCGAGGAACCCGCGCCTCTGGAGATCTGATGCACCGGGGACGGCTCCGTCGCCTGGTCGTCGCCGCGGCGGTGACGACGCTCATGGCCACGGGGTGCGCGTGGAACTTCGAGACGCTCGACGGTGCGGGGAGCGTGAGGCCCGGCCACACCGTCAACGACGTCGGGGAGTCCACGGCCGCGAACCTCTACGGCACGAAGCCCAACGTGTACTACCGGGACGCCGACGACGGAACGCTCCGTCGCGCGGCCTACAACGGAACAGCGTGGGTCTTCGAGACCCTCGACGGCCTCGGCGGCCTCCCGGGAAGCACGACGAACCGCGTCGGCTCCCACAACGCCGCGCTGGTGGTCGGTGCGACACCGCACGTGTTCCACTACGACGAGGATGCCCACTCGCTGCGCCACGCCTGGTTCGGCTGATCCGCGTTCCGGCAGAGCGCGCGTGACATCGTGGGTCGTACGCTGCGAGGGGAGCTCGGGAATGCGCCGTATCAGAACACTCGGTGTCGGACTGGCTGTCGTGGCACTGCTCTCGACGGGCTGCGTGTGGAACTACGAGACCCTCGACGGCCCGGGCGGCAAGCCCGGATCGTCCACAGAGGTCCAGGGTTTCTTCAGCTCGGCCGTCGTCTACAACGGGGCGCCCCACGTCTTCTACGCCGGCCGCGCCGCTGGGACCAACTGGGTGCTGCGCCATGCCTACTGGAACGGCTCCTTCTGGGCCTTCGAGACGCTCGACGGCCTCGGCGGGAGGCCCGGGCACACCAATAACCACGTCGGGAGGGGAACGTCGGCGGTCCTCTACAACGGTCGACCGCACGTCTTCTACGACGACGAGACCGACCACGCGCTCCGACACGCCTACTGGAACGGCGTCGCCTGGGCCTTCGAGACCCTCGACGGCAACGGCGGTGGAGGAGGCCGCACCACGAACGACGTCGGGGCGCAGCCCTCCGTGATGCTCTACAACGGCCGGCCCCACCTCTTCTATCCCGATGGTGACGACAACTCGTTGCGTCACGGCTACTACAACGGAGTGGCCTGGGCGTTCGAGGTCCTCGACGGTCTGGGCGGCCCGCACGGCCGTACGACGAACATCGTCGGGAGCTACCCAGCACCGCTTCTCTACAACGGCCGGCCCCACGTCTTCTACTACGACGGCACGGTCGCTGCCCTGCGCCACGCCTACTGGAACGGATCATTCTGGGCCTTCGAAACCCTCGACGGCCCGGGCGGGCGGCCCGGCAGCACGGTGAACGCCGTCGGCAAGTTCGGCTCCGCCGTCGTCTACGGGAGCCGCCCCCACGTCTTCTACAACGACAACGACGACGACTCCCTCCGTCACGCCTACTACAACGGTGTCACCTGGGCCTTCGAGACCCTCGACGGCACGGGCAGCGTCGTGCCCGGGCACAGCAACGCCAAGCTCGGCTACGACACGGCCGCCACGCTCTACGGCGGTCGCCCCGACGTCTACTACGGCACCGACGACTCGCTGCGCCGCGCGTACTACGACGGCTCGGCGTGGGAGTTCACGAACATCGACGGCCCCGACAGCTCGCTTCCCGGTCACACGAACGACAGTGTCGGATACGAGAACTCCGTTGTGGCTATCTCCGGGAAGATCCACGTCTTCAACAGGGACTTCACGACCGGCGCCCTCCGCCACGTCTGGTTCGGCTGACCCCCCGCCGACGTCGGCCGAGCCAATTCCGCCGTTCGCTACAACGGCCGACCCCACGTCTTCACCCGCGACAACACGTTCGGTGACCTCCGCCACGCGTACTGGAACGGCCTGTTCTGGGCCTTCGAGACCCTCGACGGCTCGGGCGGGCCCCACGGTCGCATCCTCGCCGACGTCGGATGGTCGAGCGCCCCGGTCATCTACAACGGCCGGCCGCACGTCTTCTACGAGGACCGGACGAACGGCGACCTCAGGCACGCCTACTTCACCGGAACGGCGTGGGGGTTCGAGACCCTCGATGGACGGGGCGGACCCAACGGGCGCATCAACGGCAACGTAGGCGGAGACAACGCTGCGATCCTCTACAACGGCCAACCCCACGTCTTCTACCACGACGGCGGCGGCGCGAATCTGCGCCACGCCTACTACAACGGACACACCTGGGTCTTCGAGACACTCGACGGGGCGGGCGGACCCAACGGCCGCATCAACAGCTTCGTGGGCGACCACAGCGCCGTCGTCCTCATCGACGGACGGCCCCACGTCTTCTACAGAGGTCTGCAAACCCCCCGGCACGCCTACTACAACGGCCTGTTCTGGGCCTTCGAGACGCTCGACGGCGAAGGTGGGCCCCACGGGCGCACCAACGCCAATGTGGGGGCGTTCAACGCGGTCGTTCTCTACGGCGGCCGCCCGCACGTCTTCTACCAGGACGCCACAAACCGCAATCTTCGTCACGCCTACTTCACCGGCACCGCGTGGGGTTTCGAGACGCTCGACGGCGCCGGCGGGCCCAACGGACGCATCGTGGCCGACACCGGGTTGACCAACGCCGCCGTTTCCAACTGGGGCCGGCCCGAGGTCTTCTACTACGACCGGACCGGCGGAAACCTGCGCCACGCCTGGTTCGGCTGACATCCCGTTGCGGCTCTCCCTCAACACCGCACCGTCGCGCACCGATAGAGAGGTCGTGCATTCTCGTTGGACGCGCCCTCGCTCCCTGATCGTCGGGATCGCGCTCGTAGCGCTCGTCGCGACCGGGTGCCGGTGGAACTTCGAGGTCCTCGACGGTCACGGTGGCGCTCACGGCAGGTTGAACAACACGACCGGTGGCTACAGCACCGGAGTCGTCTACAACGGCCGACCCCACGTCTTCTACTACGACTACGTCGACGAGACGCTCCGCCACGCCTACCACAACGGCTCGTTCTGGGCGTTCGAGACCCTCGACGGAAACGGGGGCGGGGCGGGGCGCGTGAACTCTGCCGTGGGCTTCAACCCCACGGCCACGGTGTCGGGAAACCGGCTGCGCGTCTTCTACTACGACATCGACGCCAAGGCGCTCCGGCACGCCTACTACGTCCCCGGCGGCGGGTGGGGGTTCGAGACCCTCGACGGCAACGGCGGTCCGAACGGCCGCACCATCGCCGACGTGGGGCGCTTCGGCGCGGCGCTCGACTACCGGGGGAGGCCCCAGGTCTTCTACTACGACTTCACGAACGGCCTGCTCCGGCGGGGGGAGTGGACCGGGCACACGTGGATCTTCGAGAACTTCGACGGTGACTTCAACGGGGCCCGGGGTCGAATCAGCGCCGACGTGGGCGACGTGACCAACGCAACGGCCGTTTACGACTGGGTCCCCCACGTCTTCTACTGGGACCGGACCGACGGCTACCTGCGTCACGGCTACTGGGACGGTGCCAACTGGCAGCGGGAAACCATCGACGGGAACGGCGCCGGGAACGGACGGGTGCCCTGGGACGCCGGCCAGTTCCCGAGCGTCGTGATGTACAACGGGCGGCCCCACGTCTTCTACCAGGACACGCACTTCAGCGACCTTCGCCACGGCTACTACGCCGACGGCGCGTGGTTCTTCGAGACACTCGACGGTCACCGCAACGGGCCGAACGGGCAGACGAGCTCGTCGGTGGGCGACTACTCGTCGGCGACCCTCGTCGGCGGAAAACCGAACGTCTTCTACAACAGTGCCGGGGAGAGCACCCAGCGTCGTGGGTGGTGGACCGGCAACGAGTGGCGGTTCCAGACCTTCGACGGGATCGGTGGACCCGACGGGCAGGTGAACCACCTCACCGGGTGGGACAACGCAGCTCTTCGCTCGGGCGGCACGCCGCACGTGTTCTCCTACGACCCGACCGCGGGAACCCTGCGCCACGCCTGGTTCGGTTGAGCCCCGACGTCACGACGCTCGCCGTTGGCCTGAGTTCACCTCGGGCGTAGCGTCGTGTGGCGTCGACGGGGAGGCGCTCGTGAACCGCGTGAGGGTGTTGTCCACGACCGTTGCCGTGGCAGCCTTGATCGCGACGGGCTGTGAGTGGCACTTCGAGACACTCGACGGCAACGGCGGGCCCAACGGGCGCGTCATCGCGGATGTCGGCGAGCACACGACCGCGGTCGTCTACAACAGTCGCCCGCACGTGGTCTACTTCGACGACGTCCCCGACACTCTCCATCACACCTGGTTCGGCTGATCGCGAGCGCGTCGACGGTCGGACTGGGAACATCGGCGCCACGACGAACGACGTGGGCTCCACCAGCTCCGGCACGCTCATCGAGCGACCCGGCGGAGGCACGCAGGACCCACACGTCCTCTACTACGACCGGACCAGAGGTGAGTTGCGACACGCCTGGCAGGGTTGCCAGATCGGTGGTTGCACCTGATCCCGGATTGACGAGACAACGGACGCCGCCGACAATCTCCACCCCGGCAGGTTCGGTTGATCGGGTCGGATCAGGACCGGTTGGCGCGCTTGTAGCGACGTACCGCCACCGGAGCGAACACCGCCACGATGATCCCGATCCAGATGAGGCTGTAGAGCTCGGGGTTCTGGAGTGACCACACGTCGGGGACGGGCGCGTCGGGCGGCAGGTTTCCGAAGAGCTCACGCACCGCCTGGGTGACCGCCGACACCGGGTTCCAGTCGGCGAACGTCTGGATCGGCTCGGGTAGCGACCCGGCCGGCACGAACGTGTTGGCGATGAACGTGAGCGGGAAGATCACGAGGAATGTCGCGTTGTTGACCACCTCGACGCTCGGGACCAGTAGCGCCACGTAGGCCATGATCCACGACACCGAGTAGGCGAACAGTAGGAGCAGGGCGAACGCCAGTGCCGCGTCGAGGACGGACCCGCGGATACGCCAGCCGACAATCAGCCCGGTGATCGTCATGATCGTGACCGTGAGCATGTTGTAGATCACGTCGCTCGCCGTGCGCCCGGCCAGAACCGCCGAGCGGGCCATC contains:
- a CDS encoding ABC transporter permease; translation: MSTRAQIVSDVATVAKRNVIKIKRVPEVLVFVLLSPIMFVLLFSYVFGNSIVVPGGNYREFLMAGIFTQTVVFGATFTGAGIAEDMQKGIIDRFRSLPMARSAVLAGRTASDVIYNMLTVTIMTITGLIVGWRIRGSVLDAALAFALLLLFAYSVSWIMAYVALLVPSVEVVNNATFLVIFPLTFIANTFVPAGSLPEPIQTFADWNPVSAVTQAVRELFGNLPPDAPVPDVWSLQNPELYSLIWIGIIVAVFAPVAVRRYKRANRS
- a CDS encoding succinylglutamate desuccinylase/aspartoacylase family protein, coding for MTPPDAATDTALTFGGTHAPRGRRTDVELPVARLPTGTWMSLPIAVVAGSAPGPTVWISAAIHGDEINGVEICRRVLDTVDPGSLTGTLIAVPVVNVFGFVEGNRYLPDRRDLNRSFPGSRRGSLASQLAHLLLTEVVDRCELGIDLHTGSNHRSNLPQIRANLDDARTRELAAYFGAPFVLHAQTRDGSLRAAATKRGVRVLLYEAGEAERFDDDAITVGTRGVLSVLDMLGMTTGLGEHGRDVLEARRSRWLRSPRGGILRLGVHLGDTVEHRQTIGVVTDALGVEESVMRSPVPGLVIGATNHPLVGRGDAVVHIAEEPAPLEI